AGAGTTTGGACAAAAGAAGAATTATTAAAAATAGGAGAAATTTGCTTGGAAAATGATATATTAATTGTTTCTGATGAAATTCATTCAGATATCATATATAAAGGGTATAAGCATATTCCTATTGCATCATTATCTAAAGATTTGGAACAAAATACAATCACTTGTATTGCTCCTAGCAAGACTTTTAGCTTAGCAGGGTTGTCCTCATCAGCTGTTATTATACCCAATAAGAAAATAAGAGATTTATTTAATAATACTTTAAATAAATTAGCAATTGGTGGAGGAAATATTTTTGGAAATATTGCTTTAGAAGCAGCTTATAGCTATGGTGAAGATTGGCTGGAAGAGCTTTTAATATACCTTGAAGAGAACTTGAATTATCTTATGAAGTATTTTGAAGAAAAAATACCGGAAATTAAGCCGATAAAGCCAGAAGCAACTTATCTTGTTTGGTTAGATTGCAAAGAATTGGGGCTTGAGGGTAAGGAATTGGTAGATTTCTTTGTAAATGAAGCTAAAGTAGGTGTAAATCCTGGATTTACATTTGGAGAAAATGGAAGTAGTTTTGTAAGATTAAATATAGGATGTCCTCGTTCTATTCTTGAAGAAGGGTTAAATAGAATAGAAAAGGCTGTAAAAAGATTAAATAAGTAAGCTAAAGTTAAAAAGATAAATATAAAAGGAGAACTATGAAAATATGAATAAAAATGATTTTATTTCTTTGCTAAAAGAAGAGATGAAACCAGCTTTAGGAGTTACAGAGCCAAGTGCTGTAGCATTGGCAAGTGCAAAAGCTTATGAAATTATAGGTGGAGATTTAAATAAAATTAAGTTAACATTAGATTCAGGTTTGTATAAAAATTGTTATTCCTGTGCAATACCAGGAACAGATAAGTTTGGTATTGAAATAGCAGCTTTATTAGGAGTATTAGTTGGAAAGCCAGAATTAGAATTAGAAGTATTAAAAGAAGTTAAAGAAGAAGATGAAATTAAAGCTAAAAAGTTACAAGATGAAGGAAAAGTAGAAGTTAAAATTAAAAAAGGGCATGTAGGAATATATGTAGATTGTATAGTAATAACAGATAGAGGATATGGAAGAGTACTTATACAAGAGAGACATTCTAATATCACATTAATAGAAAAAAACAATGAAGTCTTATATGAGAAAAAAGGAAATTTAGCAAGAGAAGAGAATAAAGATTTTAGAAATATTAAGCAAAAAAAACTTATAGATTTAGTTAATTTTGTTCAGAATGTATCTTTTGAAGAGATTAAATTTGTATTAGAAGCTATAAAGATGAATAAAGAATTAGCACAATATGGGAAACAAGGTTCTGGTATGAAAACAGGTGTTACTTTGTTTAATTTAGTTAAAGATGGAATTTTGGCAAATGATATTATACATTATGCTCAAATATTAACTGGATATGCTATGGATGCTAGATTAGGCGGTATTCCTAAACCTGCTATGAGCATAAGCGGTAGTGGATCCCATGGCATAATAGCTACTATGCCTATTGTAGCTGTTGCTGAAAAAAAGCAAATAGATGATGAAAAACTTGCTAGATCCATAGCTTTAAGTTTTTTAATAACTATTTATATAAAGGAATATTCAGGTAGACTGTCTGCATTTTGTGGATGTGCAATAGCAGGAGGTATAGGGGCTAGTTCAGGTATAGTTTATTTATTAGATGGGAATTTAAGTCAAATAACTTATGCGATAAATAATATAGCAGGAAATATTACAGGAATGATATGTGATGGAGGAAATTATGGATGTGCTCTAAAAGCTATTACTGCTGCTAATGTAGCTGTGACATCTGCTATTTTTGCACTTAATAATATAGCTATACCTGAAAACTATGGAATAGTTGGTAGTACTCCAGAAGAAACAATTAAAAACATAGGCAAAATAGCATCGCCAGGCATGTTGGAAACTGAAAATGTTATATTGGATATTATGTTAAATAAAAATGTATAATTATTTTATTTTTTAAATAAAAAGAAGGGAGAATTTTAATGAAAACAAATAAAGAAAAACTTGTTATGCAATCGGTTTATGGTAAAGTTCATAGTCCTACAGCAGGAGGTAATTATTATGCTATTACTTCAAAAGGTAAGGGGTTAATACTTCCAAGTGTTGGAGGTATCACTTACAATTTTAAAATTGGAGATCCATGTATGGATTTAGTGGGAGATCATATAGAACCAGGAGTAAGTATAAAAAATGAAAAAAGAGAAGAAAACAACGCTTTAATGTTATTATCATGTGTTGGAAATGAAGCTATAGTTACTTCTGGAGATGCCAAAGGTGCAAAAGGATATGTAACTGGAAAGCATGGTGGTATTGAACATGTTATTATTTATTTCCCACAAGACGATTTAGAAAAAATGACGGTAGATGATAATATCCTTGTTAAAGCGTGGGGTCAAGGTTTAGCTATAGAGGGGCATGATGATATAGTTTGCATGAATTTAGATCCAGAATTATTTGATAAGATTGAATTTGTAGAAACTGAAGATGGTAAAATAGAGGTACCAGTGGTTACAGAAGTCCCAGCTTATTTAATGGGGTCAGGCATAGGTGCCTCAACGGGCTTTTCTGGAGATTATGATATTATGACAGGGGATATTGAAGCTAATAAACAATTTGGTATAGATAAATTAAAATTTGGTGATTTAGTACTTCTAAAAGATTGTGATAATACATATGGTAGACAGTATTTAGAAGGAGCTGTAACTTTAGGAGTTGTAGTGCATAGTAATTGTGTTTTATCTGGACATGGACCTGGGATAACTACTTTGCTAAGTTGTAAGACAGACAAAATAAAAGGTATAATTGATGAAAATGCAAATATTGCAAATTATTTGGGAGTTTAATAGTCTGTATGTAAGTAAATTAGGTATATAAAGAAAGTTATATATTTAAAATTTAATTGTATTATGCGAGGTGTTTATAAATGAGTTTTGATTATAAATTAAACTTAATAGACGTTTTAAATAGTTTGGAACAAAGAGGAGCTTTTTTAACTGTAAAAGATAATGAAGATAGAGTAAATACCATGACTATAGGTTGGGGAAATATAGGATACGAATGGGGTAGACCTGTATTTATTGTATTGGTAAGGGAAAGTAGATATACTCATGAATTATTAGAAAATGCTGATGATTTTACCGTATCTATTCCATTAGATGATAAAATGAATAAAGCTTTAGGATTTTGTGGAAGTAAATCTGGTAGGGATTATGATAAGTTTAAGGAATGCGGCTTAAATCTACTGGATGGTAAGAAAGTCAATTCTCCTGTTATAGGAGATTGCCAGATGATTTATGAATGTAAAATAATTTATAAACATGATATGGATTTACAACTTTTAGATGAAGTGATAAGGAATAAATGGTACAGTTCAGAAAGCAAACATACTATATACTATGGAGAGATAGTTAATTGTTATCAAAATAATTAAGCATGTAAGTATATAAGAGGGACAGATCTTTTTGCATGCAAAAAGATCTGTCCCTCTTGCATTTTTAAAACCTTTTCACAAAAGGACTTTACAAATAATAAAAAATAGTATATGCTTTATATAAAGCATGCAAGCGTTTGCACAAAAATATTAGATCAATTTGATACAAGGAGGCAAACATGAAGACATATGAACTAAAAAATGGAACAAAAGCTTTTAAGTATGGTTATCCCATAGAAACTGGTGCTATTATTTCAGGAGGTCAAAGGCAGAGGGTTGCTCTTGGGAGAGCCATAGTAAGAAAGCCTCAAGTATTTCTTATGGATGAACCATTATCCAACTTAGATGCTAAACTTAGAGAGCATATGAGGGTAGAATTAGTAAGGCTCCATAAAACATTAGGTAGTACTACTGTTTATGTAACACATGATCAAACAGAGGCAATGACAATGGCAACAAAGATTGTATTGATGAATGATGGTAAGATTCAACAAGCAGGTAAACCAGAGGAACTTTATAATAAACCAGCTAATATATTTGTAGCTGAATTTATAGGTTCTCCAACCATGAATATAATTGAAGGCAGTATGATTGATAGTAAATTTGTATCAAAAGATGGTATTATAAAGGTTAAGCCTTCAGAAGAAGATGGTAAATTATTAAAATCCTTTGAAGGAAAAGAAAAAATATTATATGCTAGGTTAGAAAATGGATATGAATTGACTATATCTGTACCAGGCCATTATGAGTATAATGAAGGGGAAAAGCATTCTTTTGGATATGATATTAGTGCACTACATTTCTTTAATAGTAAAAATGGGGAGAGAATAAACTAAAAATAAATAGAAAAGAGGTGAGATGTTGGATAAGAAAAAACAAGTTACGGCTAATGATGTAGCTAAAATGGCAGGGGTTTCACCATCTACTGTATCAAGGGTAATATCTAATAATCCAAGGATAAGTGAACCAACTAGGAGAAAAGTATTAAAGTGTATGGAGGAATTAGGATATTATCCCAATGCTAATGCTAGATCATTGGCTATAAAAAAGACAGGAACAGTTGGAATAATAATACCTACTACATCGGAAGATTATTTTTCCAATCCTTTTTTTGCTGAATCATTGAGAGGTATTATAAGAGGGGCATCTAAATCTGGTTATGATCTTTTATTGTCTACAAACACAGAAAAAGGAGAGGAACTTAAAATAACTAAAAAATTTGTCAGAGGTTCTAAGGTAGATGGAATAATATTGATGACTAGTAAGGTAGATGATGAGTGTATAGAATATTTAAAGAATATTGATTTCCCCTTTTCTATAATAGGTTCTACGGATGATGAAAAAATTAATCAAGTGGATAATGATAATGCTCTTGCAGCTTATGAATTGACCAAACATCTGATTGAAATTGGGAGAAAGCGAATTGCTATGATAGTTGGAGATATGAATTTAGTAGTAAGTAAAAAACGTATAAAAGGTTATAAAAAGGCATTGTCAGAAGCTAATATTGATTTTGATGAAAACTTATTATTTAGTGGAAGTTTTGATGAAAAAACTGGTTATGATTATGGAGTGAAAATATCAAAAATTAATCCTTTACCTGATGGATTGATAGTTGCAGATGATTTAGTAGCATTTGGGGCTGTAAAAGCCTTTGAAGATTTGGAAATAAATATACCAAAAGATATAGCAGTGGCAAGCTTCAACAATAGTGTTCTTGCAAAACATTCAAATATTCCCTTAACATCTGTAGATATAAATGCATTTGAATTAGGAAGGGAAGCTATGAATTTATTAGTAGATGCTATTGAAGATGAAGTACGAGGGGAAAAAATAACAATACCTTATAATATTTATAAGAGGGAATCTACAAAAGGATAATATATCATATAGTTATCTTTCATATAGTTATCTTGGACAATCCACTTCTAATTTAGTAAAATATATATAAAGTAAAAATTGAGGGGTGGGATTAATATGGATATGAAAGAAATTAGAAAAATTGCAAGGGAAAGAATGAAAGGTTATTGTAGAGTTTGCCCTGTATGTAATGGAGTAGCCTGTGCTGGGGAGGTTCCTGGTATGGGAGGTTCTTTGACAGGAGCTGCTTTCAAGAGCAATGTAGAAGATTTAAGTAAAGTGAAATTAAAATTAAGAACTATACATGATGCTAAAGATCCTAATATGGAGTTTCAATTTTTTAATGAAAAGTTAGATTTCCCTATAATGGCAGCTCCTATAACAGGAAGTGCCTTTAATATGGGAGGAGCTTTGACAGAAAAAGAGTATATAAATAGTGTAGTAAAAGGGAGCATATCATCAGGAACTATTGCTATGACTGGGGATTCAGCTGATTTAACTTTATATGAAGATGGACTAGAGGCTTTAAAAACTGTTGGGGGCAAAGGAGTACCTATTATAA
This portion of the Keratinibaculum paraultunense genome encodes:
- a CDS encoding serine dehydratase subunit alpha family protein, with product MNKNDFISLLKEEMKPALGVTEPSAVALASAKAYEIIGGDLNKIKLTLDSGLYKNCYSCAIPGTDKFGIEIAALLGVLVGKPELELEVLKEVKEEDEIKAKKLQDEGKVEVKIKKGHVGIYVDCIVITDRGYGRVLIQERHSNITLIEKNNEVLYEKKGNLAREENKDFRNIKQKKLIDLVNFVQNVSFEEIKFVLEAIKMNKELAQYGKQGSGMKTGVTLFNLVKDGILANDIIHYAQILTGYAMDARLGGIPKPAMSISGSGSHGIIATMPIVAVAEKKQIDDEKLARSIALSFLITIYIKEYSGRLSAFCGCAIAGGIGASSGIVYLLDGNLSQITYAINNIAGNITGMICDGGNYGCALKAITAANVAVTSAIFALNNIAIPENYGIVGSTPEETIKNIGKIASPGMLETENVILDIMLNKNV
- a CDS encoding ABC transporter ATP-binding protein, producing the protein MKTYELKNGTKAFKYGYPIETGAIISGGQRQRVALGRAIVRKPQVFLMDEPLSNLDAKLREHMRVELVRLHKTLGSTTVYVTHDQTEAMTMATKIVLMNDGKIQQAGKPEELYNKPANIFVAEFIGSPTMNIIEGSMIDSKFVSKDGIIKVKPSEEDGKLLKSFEGKEKILYARLENGYELTISVPGHYEYNEGEKHSFGYDISALHFFNSKNGERIN
- a CDS encoding LacI family DNA-binding transcriptional regulator, encoding MDKKKQVTANDVAKMAGVSPSTVSRVISNNPRISEPTRRKVLKCMEELGYYPNANARSLAIKKTGTVGIIIPTTSEDYFSNPFFAESLRGIIRGASKSGYDLLLSTNTEKGEELKITKKFVRGSKVDGIILMTSKVDDECIEYLKNIDFPFSIIGSTDDEKINQVDNDNALAAYELTKHLIEIGRKRIAMIVGDMNLVVSKKRIKGYKKALSEANIDFDENLLFSGSFDEKTGYDYGVKISKINPLPDGLIVADDLVAFGAVKAFEDLEINIPKDIAVASFNNSVLAKHSNIPLTSVDINAFELGREAMNLLVDAIEDEVRGEKITIPYNIYKRESTKG
- a CDS encoding DUF4438 domain-containing protein, whose amino-acid sequence is MKTNKEKLVMQSVYGKVHSPTAGGNYYAITSKGKGLILPSVGGITYNFKIGDPCMDLVGDHIEPGVSIKNEKREENNALMLLSCVGNEAIVTSGDAKGAKGYVTGKHGGIEHVIIYFPQDDLEKMTVDDNILVKAWGQGLAIEGHDDIVCMNLDPELFDKIEFVETEDGKIEVPVVTEVPAYLMGSGIGASTGFSGDYDIMTGDIEANKQFGIDKLKFGDLVLLKDCDNTYGRQYLEGAVTLGVVVHSNCVLSGHGPGITTLLSCKTDKIKGIIDENANIANYLGV
- a CDS encoding MalY/PatB family protein, which translates into the protein MEYDFDKVIDRTGTNCSKWDLRKEVFGRDDVLPMWVADTDFEAPKEVIEAMEERLKHGIYGYTYRPKSFNKSIINWMKKRHGWDIEDEWITFSPGVVPALSVAINTFTHPGDRVIIQTPIYPPFQSIVKENGRIIVDNELMLIDGRYQMDIEKLEEQIKISDSSFTSNTINENREFDQRIKLLLFCSPHNPTGRVWTKEELLKIGEICLENDILIVSDEIHSDIIYKGYKHIPIASLSKDLEQNTITCIAPSKTFSLAGLSSSAVIIPNKKIRDLFNNTLNKLAIGGGNIFGNIALEAAYSYGEDWLEELLIYLEENLNYLMKYFEEKIPEIKPIKPEATYLVWLDCKELGLEGKELVDFFVNEAKVGVNPGFTFGENGSSFVRLNIGCPRSILEEGLNRIEKAVKRLNK
- a CDS encoding flavin reductase family protein, with the protein product MSFDYKLNLIDVLNSLEQRGAFLTVKDNEDRVNTMTIGWGNIGYEWGRPVFIVLVRESRYTHELLENADDFTVSIPLDDKMNKALGFCGSKSGRDYDKFKECGLNLLDGKKVNSPVIGDCQMIYECKIIYKHDMDLQLLDEVIRNKWYSSESKHTIYYGEIVNCYQNN